From the genome of Astatotilapia calliptera chromosome 3, fAstCal1.2, whole genome shotgun sequence:
TTATTTAGAGTTGGGCCGCAATCTAGAAACTCCCAAATTTTGCTCTCTTTGCATGAGATTATCAACTGATATTGATGTTTCTATGATACAActtatatatattcatatatgtgCAATCCAGCATGAAAGTTTTTGTGTTCTTCGTTTTTGTGATCAAGAATTTCATGTTAAAAGGATTTTATGTGATCTCCTGAGAATAAATGAGCAGCCAGtttattagtatttattttatttaaataaatacattatgtGAGTTATAGATTAAAATTTGATGTGTTGAATTGTTTTCACATGGTGAATAAATGTACTGTTTAATTTTACAGGTTAAATGGAAAGCAGAATGATTGTTAAATGGTTTATATCTATGTCCTTGATTTTAATGGGTAAGATGGCGGCATATACAAACATAGCAACAATCATTCCTGTGATATTCCTGTGATTTTTCATTTACATCTAACACCTATACAGGAACAATGTCCATTTTTACGCCAATGACAATTACAGGAGCTGCAACCACAACCACAgaagctccaacaacaacagcttcaACTATCACTGCAGCACCAACAACAACTATaacagcagctccaacaacaacatctGCTCCCACAACTACCACCACAGCTACAACTACCACAGTAGTGCTCACAACAACATCTGCTCCAACAACTACcacagcagctccaacaacaacatctCCTTCCACAACTACCACCACAGCTACAACTACCACAGTAGGGCCCACAACAACATCTGCTCCAACAACTGCcacagcagctccaacaacaacatccGCTCCCACAACTACCGCCACAGCTACAACTACCACAGTAGTACCAACAACAACGTCTGCTCCCACAACTACCACCACAGCTACAACTACCACAGTAGTACCCACAACAACATCTGCTCCAACAACTACcacagcagctccaacaacaacatctCCTTCCACAAGTACCACCACAGCTACAACTACCACAGTAGTGCCCACAACAACATCTGCTCCAACAACTACcacagcagctccaacaacaacatccGCTCCCACAACTACCGCCACAGCAATAACTACCACAGTAGTACCCACAACAACATCTGCTCCAACAACTAAcacagcagctccaacaacaaAATCCGCTCCCACAACTACCGTCACAGCTACAACTACcacagcagctccaacaacaacatccGCTCCCACAACTACCGCCACAGCTACAACTACCACAGTAGTGCCCACAACAACATCTGCTCCAACAACTGCCACAGCATCTCCAACAACAACATCCGCTCCCACAACTACCGCCACAGCTACAACTACCACAGTAGTACCAACAACAACGTCTGCTCCCACAACTACCACCACAGCTACAACTACCACAGTAGTgcccacaacaacaactgctCCAACAACTGCcacagcagctccaacaacaacatccGCTCCCACAACTACCGCCACAGCTACAACTACCACAGTAGTGCCCACAACAACATCTGCTCCAACAACTACcacagcagctccaacaacaacatccGCTCCCACAACTACCGCCACAGCTACAACTACCACAGTAGTACCAACAACAACGTCTGCTCCCACAACTACcacagcagctccaacaacaacatccGCTTCCACAACTACCGCCACAGCTACAACTACCACAGTAGTGCCCACAACAACATCTGCTCCAACAACTACcacagcagctccaacaacaacatccGCTCCCACAACTACCGCCACAGCTACAACTACCACAGTAGTACCAACAACAACATCTGCTCCCACAACTACCACCACAGCTACAACTACTATAGTAGTACCCACAACAACATCTGCTCCAACAACTACCACAGCAGTTCCAACAAATACCACAGCACCTCCAACAACCGCTCTAAGTAGTCCCACACCTGCTCTAACTAacacaacaacaggaaaaacaacCACATCTGCAGCCACAACCACCGGACCTCTGACAATTAGATATGTTGTTTTCAGATCCATTCAAAGCAATTTTACAGCAGACTTGTTGAATTCATCATCTGAAGTTTTTCAAACTCGATCTTCATCAATAAAGGTGCAGGTaagtctttcttttccccaaGAATCTATAAAGTTAGTGTACAAGAGTTTATCTGATCATTAAGGTAATGCAAATATTCAAATACAtatttcttctcatttttttcaCGTGAAGGTGGTAAAAAATTACAACTTAATTTATATAGAATAAGTGCAAAG
Proteins encoded in this window:
- the LOC113018677 gene encoding probable serine/threonine-protein kinase clkA isoform X2, whose amino-acid sequence is MVYIYVLDFNGNNVHFYANDNYRSCNHNHRSSNNNSFNYHCSTNNNYNSSSNNNICSHNYHHSYNYHSSAHNNICSNNYHSSSNNNISFHNYHHSYNYHSRAHNNICSNNCHSSSNNNIRSHNYRHSYNYHSSTNNNVCSHNYHHSYNYHSSTHNNICSNNYHSSSNNNISFHKYHHSYNYHSSAHNNICSNNYHSSSNNNIRSHNYRHSNNYHSSTHNNICSNNYHSSSNNNIRSHNYRHSYNYHSSAHNNICSNNCHSISNNNIRSHNYRHSYNYHSSTNNNVCSHNYHHSYNYHSSAHNNNCSNNCHSSSNNNIRSHNYRHSYNYHSSAHNNICSNNYHSSSNNNIRSHNYRHSYNYHSSTNNNVCSHNYHSSSNNNIRFHNYRHSYNYHSSAHNNICSNNYHSSSNNNIRSHNYRHSYNYHSSTNNNICSHNYHHSYNYYSSTHNNICSNNYHSSSNKYHSTSNNRSK
- the LOC113018677 gene encoding mucin-5AC-like isoform X1, whose product is MSIFTPMTITGAATTTTEAPTTTASTITAAPTTTITAAPTTTSAPTTTTTATTTTVVLTTTSAPTTTTAAPTTTSPSTTTTTATTTTVGPTTTSAPTTATAAPTTTSAPTTTATATTTTVVPTTTSAPTTTTTATTTTVVPTTTSAPTTTTAAPTTTSPSTSTTTATTTTVVPTTTSAPTTTTAAPTTTSAPTTTATAITTTVVPTTTSAPTTNTAAPTTKSAPTTTVTATTTTAAPTTTSAPTTTATATTTTVVPTTTSAPTTATASPTTTSAPTTTATATTTTVVPTTTSAPTTTTTATTTTVVPTTTTAPTTATAAPTTTSAPTTTATATTTTVVPTTTSAPTTTTAAPTTTSAPTTTATATTTTVVPTTTSAPTTTTAAPTTTSASTTTATATTTTVVPTTTSAPTTTTAAPTTTSAPTTTATATTTTVVPTTTSAPTTTTTATTTIVVPTTTSAPTTTTAVPTNTTAPPTTALSSPTPALTNTTTGKTTTSAATTTGPLTIRYVVFRSIQSNFTADLLNSSSEVFQTRSSSIKVQIEPAYKNSFPSSFVSLAVVSFRQGSVINTIELKFVNSSAPNYTEIRNVLISTASNVTGFDIERASITVSATLIPTTNTTTSGTTATPTTIAITKAPTAPVQVFLFLQFLEPYVPELTDPTSSVYQDRKIRVEETCDRIYKSKFIFFIRAIVIRFSLFRVQTRVDRTETQVELVFNQTAPNAQVPNNTTIIQTMKKAINSSSSNFSIAIVPDTISVTSVSVTPATPTPNCTMTSTATPSKPASITVTTTTIISTTTEKTIQTTTAVTVKSATTNTSATTVLEPATFVATMAQAPTATTMVSYTSTTTIVESARLPSSAATAETTITVRTTTTIEARISGNTSSGGLSHKTSLYTASCLMLLTWLFANHQ